ACGTATCGGGCGTACGGGGTGGTGCGTGAGAAGGTCATGCCTGCCGGCAGCGCAACGGGATACCTGGTGACGCACACCGCGCGGACTTTCCTGGTCGACCCAACCGGCTTGCTGCGGTTGAGCTACGGCTTCGGCACACCTGCGCAGGACGTCATCGACGACATCAGGTGGATGCTGCGGGAACAGTGGGGGTTGAGCCGGAGGGGGCCTTGAGGGACGACAAGCGCAGGGTGGCCTGCCCGCGGAGGTGGCTGCCGGGACTGATGATGGCCGCAGCAGCCGGAACATTGCTGGGGTGCGTCCGGCCGGCGTCGGAACGTGCGGCGATCCACGCAGAGAACGCGTGGGCGCGCCCCGCTGCCATGATGGAGAGCAACCATAAGGGGTCAGGCACCCAGACAGGGGGAACAGCCGCAGTGTACCTGACCCTGGTGAACGACGGGCGGGAGAATGACCGCCTGATCGACGTCCGGACCGATGTGGCCGAAAGGGCGGAGATCCATGCAACGACCATGGAGGGCGACGAGATGACGATGCATCCTCTCCAGGAGCTGGTCGTGCCCGCGCGGGGGAGGGTGGAGCTGAAGCCCGGCGAAACGCATGTGATGCTTGTAGGCCTCAGACGAGATCTCCGCCGGGGAGAGCTGTTTCAGGTGGCGCTGCGGTTTGAGAAGGCCGGCACAATCAGGGTTGAGGTGGAGGTTCGCTAGTTCTGGCCTGCCAGAAGGCCGGGCGGACGCCGCCAGTGGCGACATGGGGAATCGCCTGAGGACAATGTGGCGGCAGGTCGTCACCACGCGCCGCCGCTGGTGGCTGGTGGTACCGTTCGCCGGCGGAATGCTGCTGACGGCGCTGTTCGTTGGCGCCTCGGCAGTGATGCTCTCCCC
This is a stretch of genomic DNA from Armatimonadota bacterium. It encodes these proteins:
- a CDS encoding copper chaperone PCu(A)C, translated to MGVEPEGALRDDKRRVACPRRWLPGLMMAAAAGTLLGCVRPASERAAIHAENAWARPAAMMESNHKGSGTQTGGTAAVYLTLVNDGRENDRLIDVRTDVAERAEIHATTMEGDEMTMHPLQELVVPARGRVELKPGETHVMLVGLRRDLRRGELFQVALRFEKAGTIRVEVEVR